A single region of the Leisingera thetidis genome encodes:
- a CDS encoding TIGR00282 family metallophosphoesterase translates to MRILFLGDVMGRAGRRAVTETLPRLRQEWRLDFVVVNGENASNGMGLSGEHAKLLLDAGVDCLTLGDHAFDQKDMLQFIEQEPRIIRPLNFAKGAPGRGHRLFQAPGGRKVLVVQVLGQVFMKRAFDDPFGAVEAVLKSHPRGGLAQAIIVDMHCEATSEKMAMGHFCNGRASLVAGTHTHVPTADAQILSEGTGYLTDAGMCGDYNSVIGMDKAEPMRRFLTGMPKARFTPANGEATLSGVFVETDDRTGAAKQIRMVRNGGLLQEAVP, encoded by the coding sequence ATGCGAATTCTGTTTCTAGGCGATGTGATGGGCCGCGCCGGGCGCCGCGCCGTCACCGAGACCCTGCCGCGGCTGCGGCAGGAGTGGCGGCTCGATTTTGTTGTGGTGAACGGCGAAAACGCCTCCAACGGCATGGGGCTGAGCGGCGAGCATGCCAAGCTGCTCTTGGACGCGGGTGTCGACTGCCTGACGCTGGGCGATCACGCCTTCGACCAGAAGGACATGCTGCAGTTCATCGAGCAGGAGCCGCGCATCATCCGGCCCTTGAACTTTGCCAAGGGCGCGCCGGGCCGCGGCCACCGGCTGTTCCAGGCGCCCGGCGGGCGCAAGGTGCTGGTGGTGCAGGTGCTGGGCCAGGTGTTCATGAAACGCGCCTTCGACGACCCTTTCGGCGCGGTGGAGGCGGTGCTGAAATCGCATCCGCGCGGCGGGCTGGCGCAGGCCATCATCGTCGACATGCATTGCGAGGCCACCTCGGAAAAGATGGCGATGGGCCATTTCTGCAATGGCCGTGCCTCGCTGGTTGCCGGCACCCATACCCATGTGCCGACCGCAGACGCGCAGATCCTTTCCGAAGGCACCGGCTACCTCACCGATGCCGGAATGTGCGGCGACTACAACTCGGTGATCGGCATGGACAAGGCCGAACCGATGCGCCGCTTCCTCACCGGCATGCCTAAGGCCCGCTTCACCCCGGCAAACGGCGAGGCCACCCTGTCGGGCGTCTTTGTCGAGACCGACGACCGCACCGGCGCCGCCAAGCAGATTCGCATGGTGCGCAATGGCGGCCTGCTGCAGGAAGCGGTGCCGTAA